One Corynebacterium aurimucosum genomic window, CTACTAAGGAGAAGAGTGTGCCGCAAAGTCATGTGAGCCACAATACAACGCTTCTCATTGTGTGGCAACTGATTTCACATATTGGGACGTGGTGGGGTGTGGATAGGATGATTGGCGTGCATGAAGAGAATTCCACGAAGACGACGCCGGAGCCTGGGGCGGATACCGAGGTAGAAGGTGCCTCATCAGCCCCTTCCTCCCCCGCAGGTGCACAGGGGAGGCTAGCGCTCCTACCAGTTGCCGTGCTGGTCGCGGTTGTCGGCACCGCAGTGCGTATCACTGTTCTCAGCGTCATTGCCGGGGTTAATGAACAGGAAATGTGGGGTCGGCTCACAGCCTGGGATTCCAAGTACTACCTGGAAATCGCGCGCGCGGGGTATTTCGACGCCGACATCAACACGGATGGGCCGGTCCATGAAATCACTATGGCTTTCTTTCCGGGCTTTCCCTTGCTGTTGCGGGTGCTGGGCTGGACTGGAATCAGTCTGGAGATAGCCGCGCTCATTGTTAACACCCTGCTTACTGCAGTCATGGCCGCCGGAGTCATGGTTTTGGCGCGGCGCGTGGGTGCGCAGCGTCGTGGGCAATGTGCGGCGGCCCTCGTGGTGAGCAGCGCACCGATGTCTATCGTATTTTCGATGCCCTATACCGAGGCCCTCTTCGGGGCGCTGGTGGTGTGGGGGCTTATAGCCTTAGATGATCGCGCCTGGTGGCGTGCAGCGGCATTCGGCTTCGCCTTATCCTTTGTTCGGTTGACCTCCGTCGACTTCCTCGCCGTCTTTGCTCTGTGGGCGCTCATTTATGGGCGGCGCTCCTGGCAGGCGTGGCTTGGCCTCGTCGTCGCAGCGCTCCCGCTACCGGCATATCTACTGTGGACGCAGCGCTATTTGGCAGATGCTGGTGGCTACTTCGGGATTCAAACTGAGCATTGGAATTCCACCTTTGACGGCGGTGCGGCAACCGTGCAGTTCGTGTGGGAAACCCTGACTGAGAACAACGACGTGGGCTACCTGCTCACCACCCTGGTGATCGTGGGCGTTCCTGTGCTGCTGCTGGCAGCATGGGGGAGGGTTACCCCGGTGGCCTGGTGGTTTAGCGCTGCGCTCTGCGCGAATGTGCTGCTTTCCGACGGCATCATGCACTCGCGCCCGCGTCTCCTCCTGCCCGCCATTATCTTGATCCTGCCGTGGGTTGTGCGCGCGGCTAGTGCCCTGCGGCCGCGCGTGCTGTGGGCCGCGTGCGGCGCGTGGGTTCTGTGGTCCGCGTGGTTTTCCGCGTACATGCTGGTGGTCTTTGAGTGGGCGATCTAACGCGGGCTTTGCTCTGCGCGCTGAGTGCTTCCCGGGTTGACTGGAATGCGTGACAAGACAATCGTGGCGACGATCATGATGATGAGTGAAGCGCCCATCACGCACCACCCCGCAACGCTGCTGACCTGAAATTTTTCACCGAGCACCCAGTAGCCCAAGCCGAAAGCCACGATGGGCTCCATGATGGTCATGGCGGGAAGGGAGTGCGCCAAGGCACCGGCGTGGAAGGAGTATTGCTGGATGACAGTGCCGGCGGCCGCCAGCCCGATGAGCACATATAGCTCCCAGCTAGCCAGCAAGGCCGCAATGCCTTGGTGGGAGAGGACATCAACCACCGCCTTGGCCACGAGCGCCACGTAGCCGTACAGAATGCCGCACGCGCTGCCGAGTGCCAGTGCGGACTCTTCCGGGCGGTTATAGGCTGCCACGAAGAGCGCGGTGAGTGTGAGGGCGCCAAGGGCGAAGGCGGGCCACCACTGGGACCAGGTGGGCGTCGTCAAGCCTGCGGTGGGGCGCCCGTAGACCACCATAACGCTCACCGCGATGGTCAGTGCCAGGCACCAGAAGATCTCTCGTGCCGGCATCGGCCGGCGGGAATACCAGGCGGCAAGCGGCAGCGTGAACATGAGGGATAGGACAAGGATGGGCTGCACGATGAGCAGGGTGCCGAAGTGGAGCGCGATGAGCTGCAAAGCATAAGCGACAACGGCGGCGCCGGTACCAATCCACCATAGGGGTGTGCGCATTGCGGTACGCATGACGCTGCGGGAGCTGGCGTCCAACACGATGCGGTGGCGTATGACAGTTCCCCAGGCCACGACTAGTGCCGAGGCCAGTGCAAACGCAACGGCGACCAGGTTTGAAAGCATCGTTTCTACCTTACCTGGAATTAATACCCAGTACGTGTTTCGATGGTAACCAAAGGGCGGTAGGCTAAAGGAGTTGGCTGCCGGTCTATAGGTATTGGGCGGTGAACAGATATTGGCCCTCACAAACAGGAAAGGTGGGACCATCAGTGGCCCTAGTCGTACAGAAATACGGGGGATCCTCCCTCGAAAGCGCAGAGCGCATTCGCGCGGTGGCGGAGCGCATTGTGGCGACGAAGAAACAGGGCAACGACGTGGTTGTCGTGTGCTCCGCCATGGGGGATACCACCGATGAGCTCCTAGACCTCGCTGCCCAGGTTAACCCCGTCCCGCCGCAGCGCGAGATGGACATGTTGCTGACCGCTGGCGAGCGCATCTCCAATGCGCTCGTTGCTATGGCGGTGGAGTCCTTGGGTGCGCAGGCTCAATCCTTCACCGGCTCCCAAGCCGGCGTGCTCACCACCGAGCGCCACGGAAACGCCCGCATTGTTGACGTCACCCCGGGCCGCCTTACCGAAGCACTGGAAGAAAGCAAGATCTGCATTGTCGCGGGTTTCCAGGGCGTCAATAAGGAATCGCGTGATGTCACCACCCTTGGCCGCGGCGGTTCAGATACCACCGCGGTGGCGCTGGCGGCAGCACTTAAGGCCGATGTGTGTGAGATTTACTCCGATGTCGACGGCGTCTACACCGCTGACCCTCGCATCGTCCATAACGCCAAGAAACTCGACCAACTTTCCTTTGAAGAGATGTTGGAACTGGCGGCCGTCGGCTCCAAGATTCTGGTCCTGCGCAGCGTCGAGTACGCTCGCGCGTTCAACGTTCCCCTTCGAGTTCGCTCGTCTTATTCAACCGACCCCGGCACGCTGATTGCCGGATCAATGGAGGATATCCCCGTGGAAGAAGCAGTACTTACCGGTATCGCCACCGACCGTTCCGAGGCCAAGGTCACCGTTTTGGGAATTCCGGACCGCCCCGGCGAGGCAGCCAAGGTCTTCCGCGCCATCGCGGACGCTGAGATTAACATTGACATGGTCCTGCAAAACGTGTCCTCCCTGGAATCCGGTACCACCGACATCACCTTCACTTGCCCGCGCTCCGATGGCCCGAAGGCAATGGAGATCCTGGCCAAGCTCAAGGAGGAGGGCCACTGGGCCAACGTGCTGTACGACGACCAGGTGGGCAAGGTCTCCCTCGTCGGCGCAGGCATGAAGTCCCACCCGGGTGTCACCGCCGACTTCACGGAAGCGTTGCGTGATGCTGGGGTCAACATGGAGCTCATCTCTACCTCTGAGATCCGCATTTCTGTGCTGACCCGCGAGGCCGATCTCGATAAGGCAGCCATTGCTTTGCACGAGAAGTTCCAGCTGGGTGGCGAGGAAGAGGCCACCGTTTATGCTGGTACCGGACGCTAAGAATTAAGGAGTTAAGGTCATGACCACTGTTGCAGTTGTAGGCGCCACCGGCCAGGTCGGCCGCGTGATGCGCACCCTCTTGGAGGAGCGCAACTTCCCGGCCGATACGGTTCGCTTCTTTGCCTCCGCGCGTTCGGCGGGCCAGGAGCTCACCTTCCGCGAGGAGAAGATTGTCGTGGAAGATTTGGCGGAGCAGACCGTCGAAAGCCTTGCTGGGATCGACGTCGCTGTGTTTTCCGCCGGCGGCGCTACCTCGAAGGAGTATGCCCCTCTCTTCGCCGAGGCCGGTGCCATCGTGGTGGATAACTCCTCCGCGTGGCGCAAGGACCCGGATGTGCCGCTCATCGTCTCGGAAGTGAACCCGCAGGAAAAGGGCAACACCCCGAAGGGCATTATCGCGAACCCGAACTGCACGACCATGGCGATCATGCCGGTCACGAAGGCGCTTCACGACGCCGCCGGTCTCACCACCATGCGCGTCGCCTCCTACCAGGCCGTTTCCGGTTCCGGCCTGGCAGGCGTGGAAACCCTGGTTAAGCAGGTAGCGTCCATCGGTGACCGCAGCGTGGAGCTCGTCCACGATGGCTCGGCGCTCGAGGTCTCCGAGGAGGATCTGGGCCCCTACGTCGCCCCGATTGCGTATAACGCGCTGCCGCTGGCTGGCAACCTCGTCGATGATGGCACGGAAGAGACTGACGAGGAGCAAAAGCTGCGCAATGAGTCCCGCAAGATCTTGGGCATCCCGGAACTGAAGGTCTCTGGCACCTGCGTGCGCATTCCGGTATTCACCGGCCACACCATGGTGGTGCACGCGGAGTTCGAGAAGCCGATTACCCCGGATCAGGCCCGCGAGGTGCTGTCCTCTGCGCCGGGCGTCAAGGTCGTCGATGTGCCGACCCCGCTGGCGGCAGCAGGCATCGACCTCTCCCTGGTCGGTCGCATCCGCCAAGACCAGACGGTCGAGGAGAACAAGGGTCTCATCTTCGTGGTCTCCGGCGATAACCTGCGCAAGGGCGCTGCGCTTAACACCATTCAGATTGCAGAGCTCCTGGTTTAAGAAACCCCCGTTAACTTAGCTCCACGCCCCAACACAGCACGTGCTGGGCGTGGAGCATTTCTATGATCTGCGAAATCCAGGAAACATTCAGATAACTGGACAACCTTAAAGCCAGCTTATAGAGTGCAAACAGGCGCGGAGCATGCTCCCGTAACTCTCGTTTGCTGTGACTTCTCCGTCTATCGACGGGAACGCAAGAAAGAAAGCCTCTTATGACTAAAAACCTACAGAGAAAGCGATATGGCTTTCTTAGGCGTCTTAGCGCCGCACTTTTAGTTCCACTGGTGTCCGGATCTCTCATCGCTGGCCCAGTTGTGGCGGGCGCCCAGGAGGG contains:
- a CDS encoding mannosyltransferase family protein — encoded protein: MIGVHEENSTKTTPEPGADTEVEGASSAPSSPAGAQGRLALLPVAVLVAVVGTAVRITVLSVIAGVNEQEMWGRLTAWDSKYYLEIARAGYFDADINTDGPVHEITMAFFPGFPLLLRVLGWTGISLEIAALIVNTLLTAVMAAGVMVLARRVGAQRRGQCAAALVVSSAPMSIVFSMPYTEALFGALVVWGLIALDDRAWWRAAAFGFALSFVRLTSVDFLAVFALWALIYGRRSWQAWLGLVVAALPLPAYLLWTQRYLADAGGYFGIQTEHWNSTFDGGAATVQFVWETLTENNDVGYLLTTLVIVGVPVLLLAAWGRVTPVAWWFSAALCANVLLSDGIMHSRPRLLLPAIILILPWVVRAASALRPRVLWAACGAWVLWSAWFSAYMLVVFEWAI
- a CDS encoding aspartate kinase, which codes for MALVVQKYGGSSLESAERIRAVAERIVATKKQGNDVVVVCSAMGDTTDELLDLAAQVNPVPPQREMDMLLTAGERISNALVAMAVESLGAQAQSFTGSQAGVLTTERHGNARIVDVTPGRLTEALEESKICIVAGFQGVNKESRDVTTLGRGGSDTTAVALAAALKADVCEIYSDVDGVYTADPRIVHNAKKLDQLSFEEMLELAAVGSKILVLRSVEYARAFNVPLRVRSSYSTDPGTLIAGSMEDIPVEEAVLTGIATDRSEAKVTVLGIPDRPGEAAKVFRAIADAEINIDMVLQNVSSLESGTTDITFTCPRSDGPKAMEILAKLKEEGHWANVLYDDQVGKVSLVGAGMKSHPGVTADFTEALRDAGVNMELISTSEIRISVLTREADLDKAAIALHEKFQLGGEEEATVYAGTGR
- a CDS encoding aspartate-semialdehyde dehydrogenase, which codes for MTTVAVVGATGQVGRVMRTLLEERNFPADTVRFFASARSAGQELTFREEKIVVEDLAEQTVESLAGIDVAVFSAGGATSKEYAPLFAEAGAIVVDNSSAWRKDPDVPLIVSEVNPQEKGNTPKGIIANPNCTTMAIMPVTKALHDAAGLTTMRVASYQAVSGSGLAGVETLVKQVASIGDRSVELVHDGSALEVSEEDLGPYVAPIAYNALPLAGNLVDDGTEETDEEQKLRNESRKILGIPELKVSGTCVRIPVFTGHTMVVHAEFEKPITPDQAREVLSSAPGVKVVDVPTPLAAAGIDLSLVGRIRQDQTVEENKGLIFVVSGDNLRKGAALNTIQIAELLV
- a CDS encoding DMT family transporter, with protein sequence MLSNLVAVAFALASALVVAWGTVIRHRIVLDASSRSVMRTAMRTPLWWIGTGAAVVAYALQLIALHFGTLLIVQPILVLSLMFTLPLAAWYSRRPMPAREIFWCLALTIAVSVMVVYGRPTAGLTTPTWSQWWPAFALGALTLTALFVAAYNRPEESALALGSACGILYGYVALVAKAVVDVLSHQGIAALLASWELYVLIGLAAAGTVIQQYSFHAGALAHSLPAMTIMEPIVAFGLGYWVLGEKFQVSSVAGWCVMGASLIIMIVATIVLSRIPVNPGSTQRAEQSPR